Proteins encoded together in one Colius striatus isolate bColStr4 chromosome 3, bColStr4.1.hap1, whole genome shotgun sequence window:
- the MMAA gene encoding methylmalonic aciduria type A protein, mitochondrial: MKMPSLLLRFPHCYFSRRTYFMNFHIASRADLLCITSLTPVHSYRTKWIWASNGLRRELCQQAAPDEHIEGLSDREQRLVDRLYNGLIQGHRACLAEAITLIESTQSRKKKIAQVLLQKVLSYHREQEKLNQGKPLAFRVGLSGPPGAGKSTFIECFGKMLTERKYKVSVLAVDPSSSTSGGSLLGDKTRMTELSRDMNAYIRPSPTRGTLGGVTRTTNEAILLCEGGGYDVVLVETVGVGQSEFAVADMVDMFILLLPPAGGDELQGIKRGIIEMADLVAINKADGDLIVPARRIQAEYVSAMKLLRKRSKVWRPKVMRISAKTGEGISDMWDKMTEFRDLMLTSGELIAKRRKQQKVWMWNLIQENMLEHFRSHLAVKDKIPLLEEKVLSGVLSPGLAADLLMKAFKDGL, encoded by the exons ATGAAGATGCCCTCTTTGCTGCTGAGATTCCCACATTGTTATTTCTCTAGAAGAACTTACTTCATGAACTTCCACATTGCAtccagagcagatttgctgtgcATTACATCTCTTACGCCAGTGCACTCCTATCGTACAAAATGGATATGGGCATCAAATGGTCTGAGGAGAGAGCTGTGTCAACAAGCAGCCCCTGACGAGCACATAGAGGGACTTTCTGACAGAGAGCAAAGGCTGGTAGACAGACTTTACAATGGATTAATCCAGGGTCATAGAGCGTGTTTAGCAGAAGCTATCACACTTATAGAATCAACTCAGagtaggaagaagaaaatagccCAGGTGCTTCTTCAGAAGGTATTATCCTACCACAGGGAACAAGAAAAGTTAAATCAAGGAAAACCACTTGCCTTTAGAGTGG GATTGTCTGGTCCTCCTGGTGCTGGGAAATCGACTTTCATAGAATGCTTTGGGAAAATgcttacagaaagaaaatacaaagtgtCTGTGTTGGCTGTAGACCCTTCCTCTAGTACTAGTGGTG GTTCTCTGTTGGGCGACAAGACACGGATGACCGAGTTGTCACGAGACATGAATGCATACATCAGGCCGTCTCCAACCAGAGGGACACTGGGAGGTGTAACGAGGACCACAAATGAAGCCATTCTGTTGTGTGAGGGAGGAGGCTATGACGTTGTTCTTGTGGAAACAGTAG GTGTGGGACAGTCAGAATTTGCTGTGGCTGATATGGTCGATATGTTTATATTGCTGCTACCACCTGCAGGTGGGGATGAGCTACAG GGTATCAAACGGGGTATAATTGAGATGGCAGATCTAGTTGCTATAAATAAAGCTGATGGTGATTTAATTGTCCCTGCACGGAGAATACAAGCTGAGTATGTTAGTGCTATGAAGCTGCTTCGCAAACGTTCAAAGGTTTGGAGACCAAAG GTAATGCGCATCTCTGCCAAAACTGGAGAAGGAATCTCAGATATGTGGGATAAAATGACAGAATTCCGTGACCTCATGCTCACAAGTGGCGAGTTGATTGCCAAACGCCGGAAACAGCAGAAAGTATGGATGTGGAATCTCATCCAAGAAAATATGTTGGAACATTTCCGGAGTCACTTGGCAGTCAAGGATAAGATTCCCCTTCTAGAAGAAAAAGTTCTTAGTGGTGTCTTGTCTCCTGGGCTGGCAGCCGACCTGCTAATGAAGGCATTCAAAGATGGACTCTAA